Sequence from the [Clostridium] scindens genome:
AGCCCCGGATGCCGCCATCGCGCTTTCTTCTCCTACATCTGCAGACAGTAGGAGGATTCCTGTAGCGCTTTTTTTGCCGGACATCTGGCTTGCGCCGGAGGAATTGCCTGAGGTAGCGGCATCAGAGCCGGAAGAACCGCCGGTAGCGTTTCCAGAATCGCTGCTTCCGGATGAAGATGCGCTGCTCTGCGTAATCTCCGTGTCAGCTGATACGTTCACGCCGTCAACCGTACCGGCACAATCAGCCGTAATCGCCTGGGTCTCCAGCAATGTCTCCAGCGCGGCTTCTACCTCATTCAACTCTGTCCATTGGCCGTTTAGCACCTTTGCCTCCAGGTATTCCGTGGAATCAGGATCCTGCGCGTCATCCGACAGGCTCTCCATCTGCTCCTGTACCTCTTCCATGCTTTCTTTCACTTCCAGCAGCTGACTGGCAATAGACGCCTCATCCAGCGTGGCAAGAATCTGCCCTGCCTCTACCATGTCGCCGCTTTCCACCAGCACCTCCTTTACCTTGATTCCGGCAGGAACTACCACATCCGTGGAGGCCCCGCCTGCCAGCGTTCCTGTTCCTACCACCGTAGTGCTGATGCTCCCCTTCGCGGCCTCTGCCGACTGTACCGTTATCTCCGCCTCCTTTGCACTGCCTCCTCTTGCCCGCGCGATCAATCCCACGATCAACGCTGCCACCAGCACGGTGGCAATCACAACGGCAGCCCAGAATGATCTCTTTTTTCGTAGCAAACGAACCGTATTCTGGATGCCTCTTTTTGCTGATCCTTGATTTTCCATGATTTCCTCCTGTTTCCGCAATTTTCCTGTTACTGACTCCGTTTATTCTATAGGAAAATTAAGAGGATTCTGTGTGAGAACTGTGAAAGATATGTGAAAATAAAAGATGAGGAATAATCCGTTCTATTCCTCATCTTCCTGCCCCTGAATATTCTGATTAAGCAAGGCCACTATGTTATTCGTCGTTTCCAGGCAGTTCAGCGCCAAGTTATTAAAATACAGAGCATCATCCATGGATCCATAGGTCTTTTCTTCCATTCCCGTCATGATAGAACTGCTCAATTCCTTCTTCGTATAACTTTTCCGAATCTTCTTAAATGCCCGCTCAATGTTTCTTAAAATCTCATTCAGGATAATATTGCCCTCCAAAGGCGCCTTATTCTCCCGAATATATGAATCAATCTGCTCAATCTCCGTCACCAGGCGGCGGTTCAGAGGAAGGAACTGTTGGTAGAATTCCTGTTCCTCCTTATTCATATTCCGTTTTATATAGTTTTCTATATCCTCTGATGCCAGATTAAACTGCACCATCAGTTCCCGCAGCATATTCCGATCGCTCTGGCAGGCCATGCTTTTTCTTACTTCCCGCACCATTGCCTCATCGATATCCAGCAGCGCATTCACGCTTTTCAGGAATTCTTCCTTGGCCGTATTGGGCAGAATGAACCGGTTGGCCAGCAGTACGGTAGCCACGGCCGCAAGCACATATACCAGCCGAAGTTCGATGGCCTCCCCCTGCGGAAGGCTCAAAGTCGTAAGCGACAGCCCATAGCAGGTGCTGTACATGCTCATCGTCCATGACGTAGCCGGCGCCGCATACATCAGGCAGGTCATAATCAGCAGAATCACAATATGGGCATTCAGGGACTTGAATATCCCTGTCAGGAAAAACGTGACAAATAATCCCCCGACCGTTCCAATCACCCTGTTATTGATCTTCATGACGCTCTCTTCCGAATACGGCATCAGCATCAAAAACGCGCTCATTGGGTACCAATAGCTGTGTTCCAGATTGGTTGCCCTGCAGAAAGAAAAGGTAATGCATAGGACAATTGAAAGTCTTAGAGCAAAGCGGATATGAAACTGGCTCAGATGAAACTGGCCTTTAGCCCCTTTGATCTTATGGGTGATGTCTGGAATCTTCCACTCCTTTTCCGATCTGTTCTTGCTGACCTCGGTCATCTTCAAAAGGGCAAAAGACAGCAGTCTCAGGATCTTCATCATCCCTTCATTCACTCTTTCGCTGTCCAGGCTTTCTTCTGCCAGGATTTTCTGTACCTTGCGGGCCAAAGCGCTGTTATCAGACTGATTGATTTCCTTTTCTATCTCATAGAATACGCCGCTTAGTTTACGGAAATATGACTGATTTTGTTCGCTCCCAAGGCTGGCATCATCCAGGACATTTTCCACAAAATAACGGAAACGCTGGAAGACCAGCATAAAATAATAATTGATTCTTCCATATCCGGTAGCCAGATAATTATAATTCCTGCTGGAATATATCACCTGGTTCATGTGGTACATCATCTTGACGAGTTCGTAAGTATCTGCCGGATCTTTTTGGCCATCCGCCAGTTTTTCCAATTGTATTGCGAGATTATTGATTCCTTTTCTTACCGTCCCGTAATTCCTTCGTTTCTTGATCACCTTGGAATAAAAGAAAAGCGCCAGCGTTACAAAGGAATAGCCATACAGCAGTGCCAGAAGCCTGGCCGGAATCTGTCCCCTGGCAATGGGGACCATCTGCAGAAGCACAAACTCCATGCCATATACAAAGTAAGCCTTAGGGTTAAACTTATCTGTCAGCAGAAAGACCAGAAGAAATGGGACGACAAGATTCAAAATAATACAGAAAACCAGATTGAGCGTCGCAAGATATGCCACGATAAATAAGACAAGCTGAATTAGATAGCACCGGAGCAGTTCCCATATATCGAACCCCTTGCTGCTTCTGATCCGGAATAATAGCGTAAGGAATGATACCAGGATAATCTGGGTTATGCCAAATATCCGGTAGATTGTCAGGAATAAAAAGATGGATACGAAAATGGTCGGAAACGCATCCGCCCATTTTCTTCCCATCAGCAGCAGCTCTTTCTTTAACTTGCTCAACAGCCATCCCTCCAGTTCTTTCTATGTCGGCCGTTATAGAATTTTTACTACTCTACCGTAACCGACTTTGCCAGATTTCTCGGCTTATCTACATCACAGCCGCGTCCCACCGCAATATAATACGCAAAAAGCTGCAGCGGAATAATGGCCAGCGAGTTGGTAAAGTATTTGTTTGTCTCCGGAATGTAGATGACATAATCGGCGGCACGCTCCACCTCCGTATTGCCCTCCGTGGTCACCGCCATGACGAAGGCACCCCGGGTACGCACTTCTTCCATATTGCTGATCATCTTCTTATATAAATCCTTCTGGGTCAGCACGGATGCTACCAGCGTGCCGTCCTCCACCAGGGAGATGGTGCCATGCTTTAATTCTCCTGCCGCGTATGCCTCAGAATGGATATAGGATATCTCCTTTAACTTCAAAGATCCTTCCATAGAGATGGCATGGTCGATTCCACGTCCGATAAAGAACACATCCCTCGCTGCCAGATAACGGTTGGCAAACTTCTGGATATTCACCTTATTATTGAGCAGCATCTCCACCTGTGCAGGAATGGCCTTCAGATCTTCCAGCATTCCTGCAAGGCCTGCCTCGTCTAGCATCCCTTTAACATGGGCAAACTTCATTGCCAGAAGATAGAGCGCGATCAACTGCGCGGAGTATGCCTTGGTCGTGGCAACCGCAATCTCAGGTCCTGCCCAGGTATACATGACATTGTCTGCTTCCCTTGCAATGGAACTTCCAACCACATTTACGATCCCAAGGACCCTTGCGCCCTTTTCCTTAGACTCGCGCAAGGCTGCCAGCGTATCCGCAGTCTCCCCGGACTGGCTGATCACGATGACCAGCGTATGTTCATCCAGAATCGGATCCCGGTAGCGGAATTCAGAAGCAACATCTACTTCCACCGGAATCCGTGCCAGTCCTTCAAATATATATTTGCTGGTATATCCGGTATGGGAGGCAGAGCCACAGGCCACGATCTGGATCTTTTGGATCTTCAGAATCTCCTCATCCGTCATCCCCAGTTCCTCGATCACGATCTTCCCCTCCTTGATCCTCGGGGAAAATGTATCTGTGATGGCTTTTGGCTGCTCATACATCTCCTTCAGCATGAAGTGCTCATATCCGCCCTTTTCCGCTGCATTCACGTCCCACTCGATACGGGTAGCCTGCTTTTCTATAGGCTCTTCATCCACATTGAAAAACTCCATGGAATCTTCCGTCATGCGAACGATCTCTTCATTCTCAATAAAGAATACGTCTCTGGTATACTTAAGGACTGCCGGGACATCTGACGCCAAAATGCTTCCCCCGTCCGTATGTCCTACGATCAGCGGGCTATCCTTGCGGACGGCATATAATTCTCCCGGATGATCCTGGAAAATAATTCCCAAAGCATAGGACCCCTCCATCCGGTGCATGATTTTCGTCACTGCCTGCAGCGGATTACCATGATAATAATAGTCCAGAAGATGGGCGATCACCTCTGTGTCCGTCTCCGATACGAATTCATAACCATGACTTTCTAACTTTTTCTTTAACTTCAGGTAATTCTCAATAATTCCATTGTGCACTACCACAATGCTTTTATCCTTGTTAAAGTGTGGATGCGCATTGATATCAGACGGTGATCCGTGGGTCGCCCATCGCGTATGTCCGATTCCCAGAGTGCCTGGAAGGGTTGCCCCGTCATGGGTCAGCTCATTTAACACTTTCAGCCGGCCCTTGGACTTTACCATGTCAATCTCATTTCCATTATAGACAGCGATACCGGACGAATCATACCCTCTGTATTCCAGTTTGGATAAACCGTCCAAAAGAATCGGCGCTGCCTGCTGGTTGCCTATGTATCCTACTATTCCACACATGTTTTCTACTCCTTGCCTTGTATTTGCACAAATTACCACTTTTTTTGCATTTTCATCCTGTATTGTAGCAAACTATTAAGGATATGTAAATAAAAGCCTTGAAATAAATGAAAAGATAGGACGCGGTAAAGCGCCCTATCCCAAGCAAAGTAATTGATAAAATATGCAAAATATCTGGGGGACATATGCATATATCTAACCTATTCCCAACATATCGTGAATTGTACTGACAATAACCGTCCTGGGGTGTATCACCGGAATTCCCAGATTCCGGACAAAATAATCCCTGCATTCATAAGTATAGCTAATACAGTCTAAAACCAGCATATCTGCCCTTTGTTTTTTAAAGAAATCCAGGTACCTTCCCCTGTCCAGTTCTTTTGGAGCCATACATTCGTAAGTGACATCCACGCCATCTCTAATCCAGCTTTCTTTCATTTGCTCTGCGAACTGTCTAAATGGGAATAATGCGCCTACCCTGCAGTCTGACCTCACCGCTGCCGTCATCTTATGTAGAAGATCAAAAGGAACAATAATTGGCACGCGGCTATGCAGCCTGTCAGATACGTTGGTACACAATATTACAATCATTGCCACGCCTTCCTCTTCCTCTCTGCGGATTGCCTGAAGAAGCAGCGGCATGACTTTCTCTTTCGAAAAGTCCATCATCTCGCCATTTGACAGTCTTGATGTCATAACTGCTTCTTTGGGCACCGGCGTCAAATGATCTTTTACTTCCCTGATGCTTAGACTATCCAGCGCTCCTAACTGGCGTACTTCAATTTCCTCCGATAGATGGCTCTGTAATTCATCCATAATATCTTCTCTGGGCGAATGGCCAACCGTTACAAATGAAACTTTTTTCTTCATCTTATCCCTCTTCCTTTTTGATTACGCAGAATCTTTTAAGTCCAGTCTTATGAAACAGGCAGTATACTATAAAGCCGATTATGATCCAGGCGGTTCCGATCAGTATTGCCTTTCCATCCATTCTTGTCACCATAAAGATGCTGAGGATAATGGCAATTACCGGAGTCACCGGATAAAAAGGTACATGGAATGCCGGAACTACCTCCGGACGGTTTTTCCTCAAGGCAAAGATGCACAGGCAGGAGATCACCCAGGAAAATGCCGTAACAAACGCAACCATTTGTAATATTATGCTTACCAGTCCTGTCCAGGCTAGAAACAGCATTCCCAGCATCGTTACGCCTAAGGCAGTCACAGGCGTGCCGCTCCTTGGATTTACTTTTCCAAGCATCTTAGGCAGAGAACCTTCCTTTCCCATTGCATATATCATTCTGGAGCCACTCATCATTAAGCCATTCAAAGTTGAGACTGCAGCAAAAATCCCGCCCATCGCTATAATCAATGCGCCTTTGGAAGTAAATGTCGCAGCCGCAGCCGCAAGAGGCGCGCTTTCTTTGGCTAATTGCGCATAAGGCATCAGGCCATTCATAACCACCCCTATGATTCCAAAGGTTACCCCGCAAGTAACCAGGGATAGGATCATGCTCCTTGGCACATCCTTGGCAGGATTTCTGAATTCGCTGGACATATTGGGGATGGCAGACCAGCCCCCATAAGTTGCCCAACATAGGGTCGCAGCCGATAAGACCGAGCCAAATCCTTTTGGCATAAACGGAGTCAGCAGTTTTCTATCTACATTCGCCCCTCCCCATATGATGAAAATAAGCAAGGCTGCAATGACTGCAAAAGTAGATACCAGCTGGATCGCGTTGCCAAGTCGAGTATCTATCATATTTGCAATTCCAAATACCAGTATCGTCAGAATTGCAAATACATTTGTCCCAACCGGAAGTCCTACTCCAATCAGATTCAGCGTCCACTCTACATAAAAGGCACACGTCAGTGCCAATACTGCCGAGCCTAGTCCCTGCCCCCCGTAAAAGGCCCATCCCGTAAGAAAGGATACAGACTCCCCTGCCTTTCCCATCGTTTCCTTAGGATAGATATAGGCGCCTCCTGAACGGGGAAATGCCGAACTAATCTCGCAGTAGCAACTTGCAATAATCAGTGTGACTGCTGCCGCTATAACGAAAGATAAGGAAGATGCCGGACCGGCCACGCCTGCCATCAGCCCGCTTGCAACGAAAACGGTTGCCCCTATCATTGCTCCTGTTCCCATCGCCCATCCATCAAGAGTCGTTAATTTCTTTTGTTTTTCTTTTCCCAATCTGATTCCCTCGCTTCCTCTTACTGAAATACGCCCGGCAGCCATAAGGATATCTCGGGGATCAGTACAATAAAGGCAAGTCCAATCAGGAATGCGACAATAAATGGGATTGCCTCCCGGGCTATCTTATTGATCGACAGCCCGGAGATGCTGGAAGCCACAAACAGATTAATCGCCACAGGCGGCGTAACCATTCCAATTGCAAGGTTAATGGTCATAATGACGCCAAAATGAATCGGATCGATTCCCAGTGGCAGGATAACCTGGTATAGCACCGGTGCCAAAATAAGAATGGCCGCTCCTACATCCATACACATGCCTACAACCAGCAGGAACAGATTAATGATCAGCAGAATGACATACTTGTTTGTAGAGATCATCTGGATTCCAGTCGCTATCTGTGCCGGCACCTGCAGCATCGAAAATACGGTCCCCAGGGCTGTCGCTGTTGCAATGGTGATGGCAACAGCCCCAAATAATACGCCGTTTTTTATAAAAATCTTTGGCAGATCCTTAAACTTTAGTTCCTTGTAAACAAATTTCCCTACAAAAATGCCATAGACTACGGCCACAACAGCGGCTTCCGTAGGCGTAAATACGCCTCCGTATATGCCTCCGAGGATGATCACAGGCACCAGCAATGCCCATTTTGCATCCCAGATGGCTTTTAACAGATTCTTTAAGCTAAATGCCTTTCCATTTCCCTTATATCCACGTTTTCTACAGATTACGCTGGATACCAGGATCAGCAGCATGGCGATTAAAAATCCTGGTACAATGCCTGCCATGAACAAGGTCCCGATCGACTGATTTGTCGACAAGCCATAGAATACAAACGGAATACTGGGCGGTATAATGACTCCCAGGCCGCCGGACACTGCCGACAGTCCGGTAGAGTATTCCTTAGAATAATGCTTGTCCACCATAGCCGGGATCATAATTGTCCCGATCGCAGCCACCGTTGCAGGCGCAGAACCAGAAATCGCGCCGAAAAACAGACACGTCACAATTGTTACGATTGCCAGGCCGCCGGTAAAACGGCCAACTAGTTCTTCTCCCACCGCAATCAGACGCTTTGACAGTCCTCCTGTCTCCATGACCGATCCGGCAAGCATGAAGAATGGAACCGCAAGCAAAGGAAAACTAACCATGCTGGTAACCATCGTCTGCCCAACAAATGCTAATGAAGTAACCGGCGTAATAATTAAGGTAATAATTATTGACAGGCCGATTGACACTCCAATTGGCACGCTCAGGCACATAAATAGGACAAATAGCCCCATTAGCAAGCCAACTTCCATATGAGCCTCCTCTCTCTTCCCTTAGCCTCTTTAAAGGTTTATGCCTCTTCCTGGCCAAGTTCTTTCATTTCGCTAATTGTACGTACGAAATCCTGTATCATCCGTATCAGCATCAGAAGAAATGCCACCGGCACTCCTGCATAAGGAATCCACTTTGGAATCTCCAGCACTGCCGTAACCTGTCCCCTCTGTAAAATATCTGCTGTAAGGAGTGTCACATGATATAGCACAAATACAGCAAACGCAAAGAACAGTACAAGGGATATCAAGTCAAATACCTTTTTGGCCTTGGGCCTCAAAAAGTTTGTGATAATCTCCATCTTAAGATGCTCTCTTTTCTTAATTGCCAAACTGCACCCAAAATAGCACAGCCAGACCATGGAATAAAGGCTGATCTCCTCCACCCAGGCAAGAGGCAGATTCAGGACGAAACGGAACAGTACCTGAAGGAATAATAGGATCGTCATTATGGAAGTCAGGATAACTACCATATATTCTTCCAAATGCTCATCCAGCCACCTTACTGTTTTCATAAGCGCTCCTCTCCAGGCTAGCCTGGCCTGGAATTAATATTCCTGGCCAGCTGCCTTAACTACCTTTTTAAACAGGTCCTTGCCACACTTGTCAGCGATGGTATCCCAAACAGAAGATGTTTCTTTGCGCATCTCCGCCTTCTGGTCTGCCGACAATTCCGTAACTTCGACTCCTGCGTCTTTAATCGTCGCAAGCGCATCCTCATTCGCCTTATTGCAGATTTCGCGCTGCTGCTCGATTGCGATCTGCGCGCTTTCTTCTACCGCTTTTTTCTCTTCTTCATTTAATCCCTCATAAAAAGAATTGCCCATGTGCAGTCCCAGGAATCCATATACATGCTCCGTCAGCGTCAGGTATTTCTGTACTTCATAAAACTTCGCATCCACAATCGTACTGTTAGGATTCTCCTGACCATCTATGGTTCCTTGCTGAAGGCCGGTAAATACCTCTGCATAAGCCATCGTCGAGGGGTTTGCCCCAAGACATGTCAGCATATCCAGATACACGTTATTATTTAAGGTACGGATTTTAAGTCCCGAGAAATCCGCGGCGCCTTTGATTGGCTTCTTGCTGTTAGTCACGTTACGGAAGCCATAATCCCAATATCCAAGAAGTTTAATATCCGTGTCTTTCAGATATTGCTCCGCCATAGCCTTCCCGGCTTCTCCGTCCACGGTGGACAGCGCCGTATCCCTGTCCTCGAACAAGAATGGGGCATCCAATGGCAGAAAAGCCGATGTATATTCCGCCACATTTCCTACGGAAATGTCACTGAACTGGATAATCCCATTTTGCATTCCCCCGATACACTGGTCGGCGCTGGTTCCCAGCTGCCCATTAATGAACACCTGCACGTCCACATTATCCAGGCGCTTCTCAATCTCTTTTTCAAATATGTACCATCCTTGCGTAGTAGGATTCGTCTCACTTCCTATTGCAGAGACCTTCCATACGGCTGACCGGCCCGCATCCGCTTTCGCGTCTTTTCCTCCGCCACCTCCGGAAGCATCCTTATCTTTGTTTCCGTTACACCCAATCAACAGCGACATTACCATTACTACAATTATCGTTACGCTCATTAACTTTTTTTCATATGTTTTCCTCCATATTCATTGCGCTGCTGTTACTTGTACACCGTAATCGCTACATCTGGGCATACTATATAGCATAATCCACAGCCTATGCACTGTGTTCTCTCTTTAAACTCCACATAATCATAGCCGCTCGAGTTGCTAAGGCCGGACAGGCTCAGACAATTCTGCCTGCATACTTCCATGCATCTTTGGCATCCTTTGCAATAACTTGGGTCTACTTTTACATATGCCATTTTCTCCCTCCTTCCACTTATGCGATCTTATATCCCTCATTTAGCGCTTGCTGATTCATCTCCACGACTTTTGGCTTTGTATCAAATTTTCTCACTACGCTTAGTTTTAGCCGTTCTAAGTCAAGGGCGCTGCTGTGTTTCGCGTAGGCTCCCAGCATCACCATATTGGCGCATTTGACGGAACCCAGACGAATTGCAATGTCTGTGGCATCTACTTCTATGATCATTACATTCTTTAATATCGACTTCTGCTCTTCCGTCAAATGAACTAAAGAAGTATTTACGACTACCATTTTGGCACTCTTCAAATTATCCAGGAATTTATTCAAAGATGCCTGGTTCATAATGATCGCATTGGTCGGCTCTAGAAAGTACGGGCTTAGTATCTTCTCATTGGATGTCACCACCAGGCAGTTGCATGTTCCTCCTCTCATTTCAGGCCCGTAGGAAGGAAGCCAGGATGCCTCCAGATGATTCTCAACGCACGCATCTGCCAATATCTTTCCTATGGATAGAATTCCTTGTCCCCCGAATCCGGCGAACAATATTTTTTCCAACATTTTCACATTATCACCTCATTACTTTATGTATTGTTTTATCTGTTCCGTTCCTTCCAGCGCTCTTACCCCTCCCATGGCCAGCCCTTCCATTTCAAATTCTCCCGGGTACACATAGACGGGGGCAATGAATTCGATAGCGCGCTTCAAGCTGCTTGTAATATATTTGCTCTTGGCAATTGCCCCTGTGATTCCTATTGCATCCAGATTCCATTCGCATATGGTCGCATAAGCCGCCACTTCCTTTGCGACCATATAGCACATTCCATCCAATGCGTTCCTGGCTTCCTGATCTCCATTTCCCATCCGCTTTTCAATTTCCAGTACGTCATTCGTGCCAAGATATGAGACCAGCCCGCTTGCTTTTGTAAAAAACTTCTTTATATCCGTTTCTTTCCTCTGTTCCAGATACTTTAACAGTTCCAGTACCGGAAGTCTTCCGCATCTCTCCGGGGAGAAAGGGCCGTCGCCACCGGACCCAAACGTGTTATCCACACACCTTCCGTGTTTCTGCGCTGTTACAGAGATTCCGCTTCCCAGATGCACGGTAATGACATTAATATCCTTCAATTCTTTGCCCAGTTCACCGGCAATATAACGTGCGACTATCTTCTCATTTAATGCATGAAATGCACTTCTTCTCTTAATGTCTTTATATCCTGACAGACGGGCAACCTCATCAAATTCGTCGATCAAAGGAGGGTCCACCACATAGCATGGCACTTTGTATTCCTGCGCGAACCTTAATGCCAGCTGGCATCCCAGATTGGCCGGGTGTTCTGAATATTTCGCTGTCCTGCAGTCTTCCAGCATATCCGCATTAACCGAATATATCCCTCCTTCCATCGGCCGCAATGCTCCTCCTCTTCCGACGACCGCATCCAGTTCTTCTAAGTCTTCCTGCTTCTCTTTTAAAATATCGCAAATCATCTGATACCTATAATCCAGTTGTCCCTGTACGCTTCCGAATGATTCCAGCAGGTCGTTCGTATGGGTTATGCCAGATATAAATTCCATTTCCCGGCCATTAAAAATCGCGATCCTTGTGGAGGTAGAGCCTGGATTAATACATAAGATACGTTTCTTCATCAAGTACCTCCTTAATACTCATATAAAGGGCATGCATACGTCCCTAGCTGTTTTGCGGCCTCCTCCATCCATTCTTCTACTCTTAAATCTGGAGTCGTGAAAACCGGCGCAATTTTTTCCACCCTTTTTTCTATCAGTGCAGATATTCTTTCTGACTCCATTCCCCTGCCTGCAAGCAGGATGGCATCCACCTTTCCTTTTAATACCAGTGTAGAGCTTCCGATCCATTTTGCCACCTGATAGGCCAGTGATTCACATGCGACTTTAACCGCCTCATTTTTGCAGTATTCCTTATCCAGCATCCTTATATTGCTGATACCCGTATACTGTCTAAGGCCACTGGAGCAAAGGAGTAGGTCTTCTATCTTCTCATATGTGCTTCCCATACTTTGAAAATATTCTGCTGCCTTGGCCACCGGTATATCGCCGGAAGAGTTAAGCCCCATAGGGCCTTCCGCGCCAATACAGTCATTCACATCCAGGCAGATTCCTCTCTCATAGGCCCCGACGCTGGTAAGTTCATCAACATATGCAATAATACAGTTTCTATCGTCCATCCTGGCTTTTAGAATTTCCTCGAGTCTTCTTAGCCCTGCCTGATGTTCCAGGGCATGGTAACGGCTATATTTTTTTATGAATGCATTACTGGTAATCCTGTTAAGCGGAAGCAGTTCATCACAGGACATCGGGTACATCATAACTGCCGGAAGGCCACATGCCTTTCCGATCTTATATGCAAGAACCGTAAGCCAGTTATAGACATGTTTTCCATAGGAATTTCCCTCTGCTTCCATAGCTGCCTGATCATTGATGATATAGCATCCCTTTTTTAATGGTTTAAGAACTGCTCCGGGACATGCGATTATTTTTGTCATCTCCAGCAAATGGCTTCTCTTTAGCCACTTTATAATCTCTTCGGCAATTTTCTCCAGATCCCTTCGTACAAACTTCTCTTTCTTTTGATCTCCGGCTCTGACTGTAACGGCGTTCTCATGCCAATAGATCACTACTGCTGTTTTTACCATCCTTCGCCTCCTACACTTGAATGAACTGGCTGATCAGACTGGACAGGACGATCGAATAATACTTTGTATCATGATCATCTCCCCGCGATGTAAGAATCAGCGGAACCAATGCTCCCATCCCGACACCCGCGACTCTGATATCATTCGTCAGATACATAAGCCCTTTGATCAGGATATTTCCAGCCTCCAGATCCGGTACCAGCAAGATGTCTGCATCTCCTTTGATCTTTCCCTGAAATTTCTTGATCTTTGCCGCATGCGGACTGACTGCAATATCCATAGATATTGGCCCTTCTACGATTCCAGGCTTTCCATACTGGCCTCTTTCATTCATCTTGGACAGAAGCGCTGCCTGAATCGTAACTGGCATGTCCTTCTCTTTTACATGTTCATGTGCGCAAAGTACTGCTGCCTTTGGCCTGTCAATTCCCATTGCCTGGGCCACCTCCATGCAGTTTTCCAATATGCTTTTCTTAATATCCAGGTCTGGAGCAATATTCGTCCCTACATCCGCCAATACAAGCAGCCGGGATATGGCCTGGCTCTCTATAGCCACCACAGAGCACAGTCGCTTCTCACTCCTTATTCCCGTCTCTCTATTTAGTACGGCTTTTAGAAAATCTCCGGTTTCAAGCAGGCCCTTCATCAGCAGCTGGGCTCTTCCCTCCTTTACGGCTGCAACCGCCCGAATGGCCGCTGCCTGTGGCTCCTCCACTTCCTCTGTCTCATATTCTGATAATAGAATTCCGTTCCTTTGGCAGATTTCTTCTATTTTCTGACAATCTCCGATTAATAAGGCATCGACAATTCCTTTCTTTCTTGCGTACTCTACCGCAATTAAGACTTCTTCGCTCTGGGCTGCTGCCACAGCGATTTTCTGTTTTCCCTGCCTTAAAACCATTTCCTCCATCTCTTTAAAATTCTGCAGTTTCTCTCCCATGTGCACTCTCCTATTCCAGTTTCACCTTCTCTAACACGTCCGGATTGGCAATATCCTTCGGCCTTTTTCCACTCAGGACATCTACAATCGACCTTGCCACGCTTTGTCTTAGCCGAATCAACGCTTCCGTGGTAGCCGCGCCTATATGCCCCGTTGTGATCACATTGTCCAGCCTGAATATCTCATCTTCCGGATCCGGCGGTTCAAACTCC
This genomic interval carries:
- the buk gene encoding butyrate kinase, whose protein sequence is MKKRILCINPGSTSTRIAIFNGREMEFISGITHTNDLLESFGSVQGQLDYRYQMICDILKEKQEDLEELDAVVGRGGALRPMEGGIYSVNADMLEDCRTAKYSEHPANLGCQLALRFAQEYKVPCYVVDPPLIDEFDEVARLSGYKDIKRRSAFHALNEKIVARYIAGELGKELKDINVITVHLGSGISVTAQKHGRCVDNTFGSGGDGPFSPERCGRLPVLELLKYLEQRKETDIKKFFTKASGLVSYLGTNDVLEIEKRMGNGDQEARNALDGMCYMVAKEVAAYATICEWNLDAIGITGAIAKSKYITSSLKRAIEFIAPVYVYPGEFEMEGLAMGGVRALEGTEQIKQYIK
- a CDS encoding TRAP transporter large permease, which translates into the protein MEVGLLMGLFVLFMCLSVPIGVSIGLSIIITLIITPVTSLAFVGQTMVTSMVSFPLLAVPFFMLAGSVMETGGLSKRLIAVGEELVGRFTGGLAIVTIVTCLFFGAISGSAPATVAAIGTIMIPAMVDKHYSKEYSTGLSAVSGGLGVIIPPSIPFVFYGLSTNQSIGTLFMAGIVPGFLIAMLLILVSSVICRKRGYKGNGKAFSLKNLLKAIWDAKWALLVPVIILGGIYGGVFTPTEAAVVAVVYGIFVGKFVYKELKFKDLPKIFIKNGVLFGAVAITIATATALGTVFSMLQVPAQIATGIQMISTNKYVILLIINLFLLVVGMCMDVGAAILILAPVLYQVILPLGIDPIHFGVIMTINLAIGMVTPPVAINLFVASSISGLSINKIAREAIPFIVAFLIGLAFIVLIPEISLWLPGVFQ
- a CDS encoding 4Fe-4S dicluster domain-containing protein produces the protein MAYVKVDPSYCKGCQRCMEVCRQNCLSLSGLSNSSGYDYVEFKERTQCIGCGLCYIVCPDVAITVYK
- a CDS encoding 2-oxoacid:acceptor oxidoreductase family protein, whose amino-acid sequence is MLEKILFAGFGGQGILSIGKILADACVENHLEASWLPSYGPEMRGGTCNCLVVTSNEKILSPYFLEPTNAIIMNQASLNKFLDNLKSAKMVVVNTSLVHLTEEQKSILKNVMIIEVDATDIAIRLGSVKCANMVMLGAYAKHSSALDLERLKLSVVRKFDTKPKVVEMNQQALNEGYKIA
- a CDS encoding TRAP transporter small permease, with translation MKTVRWLDEHLEEYMVVILTSIMTILLFLQVLFRFVLNLPLAWVEEISLYSMVWLCYFGCSLAIKKREHLKMEIITNFLRPKAKKVFDLISLVLFFAFAVFVLYHVTLLTADILQRGQVTAVLEIPKWIPYAGVPVAFLLMLIRMIQDFVRTISEMKELGQEEA
- a CDS encoding TRAP transporter substrate-binding protein, whose protein sequence is MSVTIIVVMVMSLLIGCNGNKDKDASGGGGGKDAKADAGRSAVWKVSAIGSETNPTTQGWYIFEKEIEKRLDNVDVQVFINGQLGTSADQCIGGMQNGIIQFSDISVGNVAEYTSAFLPLDAPFLFEDRDTALSTVDGEAGKAMAEQYLKDTDIKLLGYWDYGFRNVTNSKKPIKGAADFSGLKIRTLNNNVYLDMLTCLGANPSTMAYAEVFTGLQQGTIDGQENPNSTIVDAKFYEVQKYLTLTEHVYGFLGLHMGNSFYEGLNEEEKKAVEESAQIAIEQQREICNKANEDALATIKDAGVEVTELSADQKAEMRKETSSVWDTIADKCGKDLFKKVVKAAGQEY